One genomic region from Capra hircus breed San Clemente unplaced genomic scaffold, ASM170441v1, whole genome shotgun sequence encodes:
- the LOC108634802 gene encoding heat shock transcription factor, Y-linked-like yields the protein MAHIPSEIQDMLPKVESSGSETIKSPLCDYTLTEDSVLRSMIEENAFQALFEEVVIKMPRYKFSVSETDELNDFLSLTFPQKLWKLVESDQFKSIWWDESGTSIVIHEEAFKKEVLERRAPLRIFETDSMKSLVRQLNLYGFKKKQHTFQRSASLADFLEEKSNVSVLSKLQIYHNPNFKKGYPQLLLRMKRRIGIKNVSPIASLNQDYKKKNVKARGNIDNCNSSSLPETSGESAFSASTSLSVPFLLKPYTRQTIANTSALSPCDFPSPSTSVRQTEKIVMDQPTVLNQLNIFNRLSHRSYTQANGLMENFATTTTCTSQNHIVSPLQSSYVGLMVHPYKFPFRYSYMTAHDSPFPNLQQRGNSWSPVPRIHDTSSSSLSRSTHQKSSLYENHPN from the exons ATGGCACATATTCCTTCAGAAATTCAAGATATGCTTCCTAAAGTTGAATCAAGTGGTTCAGAAACCATTAAATCTCCTTTGTGTGATTACACACTTACTGAGGACTCAGTTTTGAGATCTATGATTGAAGAAAATGCTTTTCAGGCTTTGTTTGAGGAAGTTGTGATAAAAATGCCACGATACAAattttctgtctctgaaacaGATGAATTGAACGATTTTCTTTCACTAACTTTTCCTCAAAAACTTTGGAAGCTAGTTGAAAGCGATCAGTTTAAATCTATTTGGTGGGATGAGAGTGGCACTTCTATAGTGATCCATGAAGAAGCCTTTAAGAAAGAAGTCTTGGAAAGAAGGGCCCCTTTGAGAATATTTGAAACTGATAGTATGAAAAGTTTAGTTCGACAGCTTAACCTTTatgggtttaaaaaaaagcaacacaCTTTTCAAAGATCTGCTTCACTAGCTGACTTTCTGGAAGaaaaaagcaatgtctctgttttgagcAAG TTACAGATCTATCATAATCCAAATTTCAAAAAAGGCTATCCCCAACTTTTattaagaatgaaaagaagaattGGGATTAAAAATGTCTCTCCAATAGCTTCATTAAATCAAGATTACAAGAAGAAGAATGTTAAAGCAAGGGGCAACATAGATAATTGTAACTCTAGTTCTCTTCCTGAAACTAGTGGGGAGAGTGCATTTTCAGCCTCCACAAGTTTAAGCGTGCCTTTCTTACTAAAGCCTTATACCAGGCAGACCATCGCTAATACAAGTGCCTTATCTCCGTGTGATTTTCCTTCCCCGTCAACATCAGTTAGACAAACAGAAAAGATTGTGATGGATCAACCCACTGTTCTAAatcagttaaatatttttaatcggCTCTCACACCGTAGCTACACTCAAGCAAATGGCCTCATGGAGAACTTTGCTACTACAACTACTTGTACTTCTCAGAACCACATTGTATCTCCCTTACAGAGCAGTTATGTTGGACTGATGGTGCATCCTTATAAATTTCCATTTAGGTACAGCTATATGACAGCCCATGACAGTCCTTTTCCTAACCTGCAACAGAGAGGAAACTCATGGTCCCCAGTGCCAAGGATCCATGATACATCTTCCTCCTCTCTTTCAAGGTCAACTCATCAAAAATCTTCATTATATGAAAACCATCCTAATTAA